The proteins below are encoded in one region of Bacteroidales bacterium:
- the xth gene encoding exodeoxyribonuclease III has product MKIISWNVNGIRAIAKKTFFTDIELLGADILCLQEIKALENQVEEALKPLIGYHIFSNSANKPGYSGTAVISKIKPLNVTKGINIDEHDTEGRVLSLEFEKFFLVNVYVPNSGSELKRLGYRQDWDKAFLGYLKTLEKTKPVIICGDLNVAHKPVDLARPKANYNKTAGYMKEEIDGMDRLIQNGFADTFRRLHPDETDRYSWWSYRLGARSKNVGWRIDYFLVSEAFLPSVKEAFILEDITGSDHCPVGIEL; this is encoded by the coding sequence ATGAAAATAATTTCCTGGAACGTAAATGGAATTCGGGCAATTGCCAAGAAAACTTTTTTTACCGATATTGAACTTCTGGGAGCAGATATTCTGTGTCTTCAGGAAATCAAAGCACTGGAAAATCAGGTTGAAGAGGCTCTTAAGCCACTTATTGGATATCATATCTTTTCAAATTCTGCGAATAAACCGGGTTATTCAGGAACAGCTGTTATCTCTAAGATCAAGCCTCTGAATGTTACAAAAGGTATTAACATCGATGAGCATGATACTGAAGGCCGGGTATTAAGTTTGGAATTTGAGAAGTTTTTCCTGGTAAATGTCTATGTTCCCAATTCAGGCAGTGAGCTTAAAAGGCTGGGGTACCGGCAGGACTGGGATAAAGCTTTTCTTGGTTACCTGAAAACTCTTGAAAAAACAAAACCGGTAATTATCTGCGGCGACCTGAATGTCGCACATAAACCTGTCGATCTTGCCCGTCCAAAAGCCAATTACAACAAAACAGCCGGCTATATGAAGGAAGAGATTGATGGTATGGACCGGCTTATACAAAATGGATTTGCCGATACATTCCGCCGGTTGCATCCCGATGAGACTGACAGATACTCATGGTGGAGTTACAGACTGGGGGCCAGATCCAAAAACGTTGGCTGGAGAATCGATTATTTCCTTGTAAGTGAGGCATTCCTCCCATCAGTAAAAGAGGCGTTTATCCTCGAAGATATAACCGGGTCAGATCATTGCCCTGTGGGTATTGAACTTTAA
- a CDS encoding oxidoreductase, which translates to MDFKPGQHIIVGLKGELNQREYSIYSGENDDYLEILVREVPEGSVSQQLKNCKPGDFLQVNGPFGSFGIEKFDLLTRKHVFIATGTGISPFHSMVRSYPEIDYTLIHGVRYADEAYERDEYDPSRYILCTSKETTGGKKGRVTRYLSGFLVKSGMLFYLCGNSNMIYEVSHILQDKGVPSENILTEVYF; encoded by the coding sequence ATGGATTTTAAGCCTGGGCAACATATTATTGTTGGGCTGAAAGGAGAATTGAATCAGAGAGAGTATTCAATTTATAGCGGTGAGAATGACGATTACCTCGAAATACTTGTGAGGGAGGTTCCCGAAGGAAGTGTCTCACAGCAACTCAAAAACTGCAAGCCGGGTGATTTCCTTCAGGTTAACGGACCATTTGGTTCTTTTGGCATTGAGAAATTTGATCTGCTTACAAGGAAGCATGTCTTTATTGCCACAGGCACCGGAATTTCACCATTTCACAGCATGGTCAGATCTTATCCAGAAATTGATTATACTCTTATACATGGTGTAAGGTATGCAGATGAGGCATATGAAAGGGATGAATATGATCCCTCAAGGTATATTTTGTGCACTTCAAAAGAAACCACCGGAGGAAAAAAAGGCAGGGTCACCAGGTATCTGTCAGGTTTCCTGGTGAAATCGGGGATGTTGTTTTATCTCTGCGGAAACAGCAATATGATCTATGAGGTCAGCCACATATTACAAGACAAAGGGGTACCGTCTGAAAATATTCTGACGGAGGTGTATTTCTGA